From a single Bacteroidota bacterium genomic region:
- a CDS encoding GNAT family N-acetyltransferase — protein MLIRQYTPADRLQCIDIFNSNCPTYLDPSEINGLENWLNGLDKGEIVYKNSAADFFYVVEHNNTVIACGGFYIVKDKQQANMTWGMVNNLCHKQGYGKQLFQYRVIQIKKLFPTHSIVLDTSQHTYPFFERFGFTVTNIIPNAYGPGLDRYDMINTGQ, from the coding sequence ATGCTAATCAGACAATATACTCCTGCCGACAGACTCCAATGCATAGACATATTCAATAGCAATTGTCCAACCTATTTAGACCCGAGTGAAATAAATGGATTAGAGAATTGGCTCAATGGCTTAGATAAAGGAGAAATAGTATATAAAAATTCCGCTGCTGATTTCTTTTATGTAGTAGAACATAACAATACCGTAATAGCCTGCGGTGGATTTTATATTGTTAAAGACAAACAACAAGCCAACATGACCTGGGGTATGGTTAACAACTTATGCCATAAACAAGGTTATGGCAAACAATTGTTTCAATACCGTGTAATACAAATAAAAAAACTATTCCCTACACATAGTATTGTACTAGACACCTCTCAACATACCTATCCTTTCTTTGAGCGATTCGGTTTCACTGTAACCAATATAATACCCAATGCTTACGGCCCCGGGCTAGACAGATACGACATGATTAATACCGGACAATAA
- a CDS encoding VOC family protein, protein MLTAINPKLPMRDKATTKDFYLNKLGFKELGSADFDGYLMVAKDNIEIHFFEFKALDPKENYGQVYVRTNSIDSLYQEMLDNKVEIHPNGHLQTKHWQQKEFSILDPDNNLLTFGQSL, encoded by the coding sequence ATGCTGACAGCAATAAACCCTAAATTACCGATGCGCGATAAAGCCACCACAAAAGACTTTTACCTGAATAAATTAGGGTTTAAAGAACTGGGAAGTGCTGATTTTGACGGCTACTTAATGGTAGCTAAAGACAATATAGAAATTCACTTTTTTGAGTTTAAAGCACTTGACCCAAAAGAAAATTACGGGCAGGTTTATGTAAGAACAAACAGCATTGACAGTTTGTACCAAGAGATGTTAGACAACAAAGTGGAGATACATCCCAACGGACATTTGCAAACCAAACACTGGCAACAAAAAGAATTCTCCATACTTGACCCGGACAACAATTTACTGACCTTCGGGCAAAGTTTATGA
- a CDS encoding HEAT repeat domain-containing protein, with product MTIDPYLADLIDRMTDRSDSIIDMPDGTKQSNSHAKFYNAYIEAKALNNTAYFEQLKHFIEKTKKEDLKQKAYAILISIYANTGEESIINYVLDRLAVEQKEWTLHTILFEIEHMKNPLPSHIFIDNILHLTTNKKHIVRDNAITCLKNTNNTKAEEKLIEIISHATDPFQLTYANGTLAKIGTQKSIPYLQKLTNHKQQNVAASALGAILKLSDSSYLPLFIEHLENGKLKYLGLEGVIRYGDKDVVPIIEKRVKELVSKKRAMQLYLSKDETELTFAMRFLTNYVAEFNSIKNLYQLLITKKAALLWNNEIQWLNDNKKSFE from the coding sequence ATGACAATAGACCCTTACTTGGCTGACTTAATAGATAGAATGACTGACCGTTCGGACAGCATAATAGATATGCCTGATGGGACAAAGCAATCAAACTCACATGCAAAATTTTACAATGCATATATAGAAGCAAAAGCATTAAACAATACTGCCTATTTTGAACAGCTAAAACATTTTATTGAAAAAACAAAAAAGGAAGATTTAAAACAAAAAGCTTATGCGATTTTAATATCCATCTATGCAAACACCGGGGAAGAAAGCATTATAAACTATGTACTCGACAGGCTTGCTGTGGAGCAAAAAGAATGGACACTTCATACTATTTTATTCGAAATTGAGCACATGAAGAATCCATTGCCAAGCCATATATTTATTGATAATATTCTACATTTAACAACCAATAAAAAACATATAGTCCGCGATAATGCTATAACCTGCTTAAAAAACACAAACAATACCAAAGCGGAAGAAAAGTTAATTGAAATAATCAGCCATGCCACCGACCCATTTCAGTTAACTTATGCTAACGGTACATTAGCAAAAATAGGAACCCAAAAATCAATACCCTATTTACAAAAACTAACAAACCATAAGCAACAAAATGTAGCAGCAAGTGCATTGGGTGCTATTTTAAAGCTGTCTGACAGTTCTTATTTGCCTTTATTTATTGAACACCTTGAAAATGGAAAACTAAAATACTTAGGATTGGAAGGAGTTATTAGATATGGCGATAAAGATGTTGTTCCCATAATTGAAAAACGAGTAAAAGAACTTGTATCTAAAAAGAGAGCAATGCAGCTATATTTATCAAAAGACGAAACTGAACTAACCTTTGCAATGCGTTTTCTGACAAACTACGTAGCAGAATTTAACAGTATAAAAAACCTGTATCAGTTACTCATTACAAAAAAGGCGGCCCTGCTTTGGAACAATGAAATACAATGGTTGAACGACAATAAAAAGAGTTTTGAATAA
- a CDS encoding phosphatase, whose protein sequence is MISDVALVFSNIGGTFCTPASQLADKLKTIKAFIFDWDGVFNNAVKNENKSSNFNEADSMGTNLIRFNHYLLNDVLPKTAIISGEKNEMAFYFCQREHFDASYYKVPNKIIALQHFCQQHDIKPEEVCYMFDDVLDLSMAEVCGVRVLINRKANPLFKNYVINNQLADYITAHESGNFAVREACEMMIGLSGTYNSIMQHRTAYSDTYAAYITQRQTLPTAFFTMEGNHVKADTTL, encoded by the coding sequence ATGATTAGCGATGTAGCATTGGTTTTTTCTAATATTGGCGGTACTTTTTGTACACCAGCTTCTCAGTTGGCTGATAAGTTAAAAACCATTAAAGCTTTTATTTTTGACTGGGATGGTGTGTTTAACAATGCCGTTAAGAATGAAAACAAAAGCTCTAATTTTAACGAAGCCGATAGTATGGGAACTAATCTGATTCGGTTTAACCATTATTTGTTAAACGATGTGTTACCTAAAACAGCAATTATATCGGGAGAGAAAAACGAAATGGCTTTTTACTTTTGCCAGCGAGAACATTTTGATGCCTCGTATTACAAAGTGCCTAATAAAATAATAGCCTTGCAACATTTTTGCCAGCAGCATGACATAAAACCTGAGGAGGTATGTTATATGTTTGACGATGTGTTGGATTTGAGTATGGCCGAGGTTTGTGGTGTGCGTGTGTTAATTAACAGAAAGGCCAATCCTTTGTTTAAAAACTATGTAATAAATAACCAATTGGCCGATTATATAACCGCACACGAAAGTGGCAATTTTGCGGTAAGAGAAGCTTGTGAAATGATGATAGGTTTAAGCGGAACTTACAACAGTATTATGCAACACAGAACAGCCTATAGCGATACGTATGCTGCTTACATTACACAACGTCAAACTTTGCCTACAGCATTTTTTACAATGGAAGGAAATCATGTGAAAGCTGATACCACTTTATAA
- a CDS encoding low molecular weight protein-tyrosine-phosphatase, with amino-acid sequence MISVLFVCLGNICRSPLAEGLFKMHVNEQGLKDFFTIDSAGTAAYHLGELADKRTREMAVRQDSLSLSHKARQFVANDFFSFDYIVAMDKTNYQNIIMLKPLQGTAKVLMMRHYDSKNITEEIIPDPYYGTTKDFEEVHKLLKDCTKNLLQAIVEEKSIAL; translated from the coding sequence ATGATTTCGGTGCTTTTTGTTTGTTTGGGTAATATATGCAGGTCGCCACTAGCGGAAGGTCTGTTTAAAATGCATGTGAACGAACAAGGCTTAAAAGATTTTTTTACAATAGATTCTGCCGGTACTGCAGCTTATCATTTAGGCGAGTTAGCCGATAAAAGAACCAGGGAAATGGCTGTTAGACAAGATAGTCTTTCACTTAGCCATAAGGCCAGACAATTTGTTGCCAACGATTTTTTTAGCTTTGATTATATAGTGGCTATGGATAAAACAAATTACCAGAATATAATTATGTTAAAACCATTACAAGGTACAGCCAAGGTATTAATGATGCGCCATTACGATTCGAAAAACATAACGGAAGAAATTATTCCTGATCCGTATTACGGCACTACCAAAGATTTTGAAGAGGTACATAAACTATTGAAAGATTGTACTAAAAATTTGCTGCAAGCTATTGTGGAAGAAAAAAGCATTGCCCTTTAG
- the pbpC gene encoding penicillin-binding protein 1C translates to MLLLAVWFYLLLPKPLFKVPYSLVLFDEQNNLLQAQIARDGQWRFPQADSTPFKFKQCLIQYEDKRFNYHFGIDVLALGRAIQLNTSKGKTVSGASTITMQVARMSNHGKRTIWNKIYELLLAIRIECSFSKNEIINLYASHAPFGGNVVGLEAASWRYYQRPAHLLSWAETVNLTILPNAPSIIHPSKNRDWLLKKRNQLLDKLLLAHIIDAETNRLSKLEPIPDKPGNLPQNAPHLIQNIQKQLKKAKEPNSVVKTSINTYWQQQVNQILFAHHKALSANGIQNACAMVVHVPTGTIKAYIGNIYKPRENTFDNYVDIIQASRSPGSILKPLLYEAMLEDGIILPKTLINDIPTQIAGYSPQNFDLGYSGAVPANLALSRSLNVPAIRMLNAYKYQRFYERLKMLGITTLTKPSPYYGLALILGGSENTMFELVSVYANMARLLNNYHSQAGHYNNAHWFNAGYTYQAISQTPFMQLPTFGKMNAACVYQTFEAMDEAMRPGDEALWQQFESSRKIAWKTGTSFGFRDAWSIGITPEYVVAVWAGNADGQGRAGLIGVQAAAPIMFDIFKILPRTTWFEPPFDEMKQSLICHQSGYKANPYCTQTDTQYIAKQGERTAVCPFHELIHIDKKSKLRVNSNCESVSNMEHIPWFILPPSIEYYYRASHPNYNTLPPYRNDCSDGSNKQVMELIYPKKSNKIFIPIELDGTTGKAIFEIAHKYTDAKIYWYIDEAFMGTTEKFHELAVKSKPGKHSLTATDNKGNSIAINFEIINRE, encoded by the coding sequence TTGCTACTGCTGGCAGTATGGTTTTATTTGTTACTACCCAAGCCCTTATTTAAAGTACCATATAGCCTTGTATTGTTCGATGAACAAAACAACCTGTTACAAGCCCAGATAGCACGTGATGGTCAGTGGCGGTTTCCGCAAGCCGACTCCACTCCTTTTAAATTTAAACAATGCCTTATCCAATATGAGGATAAAAGATTCAACTACCACTTTGGTATAGATGTATTAGCATTGGGTAGAGCCATTCAGCTCAATACAAGCAAAGGTAAAACAGTAAGCGGAGCCAGTACCATTACCATGCAGGTAGCGCGTATGAGCAACCACGGTAAACGCACCATATGGAATAAAATATATGAGTTGCTATTAGCCATTCGCATTGAATGTAGTTTCTCCAAAAATGAAATCATTAACCTATATGCATCACATGCACCATTTGGTGGCAATGTGGTAGGTTTAGAAGCTGCCAGTTGGCGTTATTACCAACGTCCTGCCCATTTACTCAGTTGGGCAGAAACCGTAAACCTAACCATATTACCCAATGCACCATCTATTATTCATCCATCAAAAAACAGGGATTGGCTACTCAAAAAACGCAACCAATTATTAGATAAACTTTTACTGGCGCATATTATAGATGCAGAAACCAATCGCTTATCAAAACTAGAACCCATACCCGATAAGCCCGGCAACTTGCCACAAAATGCACCACACCTTATACAGAATATTCAAAAGCAACTCAAAAAAGCCAAAGAACCTAACAGCGTTGTTAAAACCAGTATCAATACCTATTGGCAACAACAGGTAAACCAAATACTATTTGCCCACCACAAAGCTTTAAGTGCTAATGGTATTCAAAATGCATGTGCCATGGTAGTGCATGTGCCCACAGGTACCATTAAAGCTTATATTGGTAATATATACAAACCACGCGAAAATACATTTGACAACTATGTAGATATTATACAAGCAAGCAGAAGTCCGGGTAGTATTTTAAAACCTTTACTATACGAAGCCATGTTAGAAGATGGCATTATATTACCCAAAACATTAATAAACGATATACCTACCCAAATAGCAGGTTATTCACCACAAAATTTCGATTTGGGTTACAGTGGTGCAGTACCCGCTAATTTAGCTTTATCGCGCTCCTTAAACGTACCTGCTATACGTATGTTAAATGCTTACAAGTACCAACGTTTTTACGAGCGTTTAAAAATGTTAGGCATTACAACCCTTACCAAACCATCGCCATATTATGGCTTAGCACTTATATTGGGTGGCTCGGAAAACACCATGTTTGAGTTAGTTTCCGTTTACGCTAACATGGCAAGGCTATTAAACAATTACCATAGTCAGGCTGGTCATTATAACAATGCACATTGGTTTAATGCAGGTTATACTTACCAGGCCATTAGCCAAACCCCATTTATGCAGCTACCTACTTTTGGAAAAATGAATGCGGCATGTGTATACCAGACTTTCGAGGCTATGGACGAAGCCATGCGCCCCGGTGATGAAGCCCTGTGGCAACAATTTGAAAGCAGCAGAAAAATAGCTTGGAAAACAGGCACCAGCTTTGGTTTCAGAGATGCCTGGAGCATAGGCATAACACCCGAATACGTAGTAGCCGTATGGGCAGGCAATGCCGATGGACAAGGCCGTGCCGGTTTAATTGGCGTACAGGCAGCAGCACCCATTATGTTTGATATATTTAAAATACTACCACGTACTACTTGGTTTGAGCCTCCGTTTGACGAAATGAAACAAAGCCTGATATGCCACCAAAGCGGCTATAAAGCCAATCCTTACTGCACACAAACAGATACCCAATACATAGCCAAACAAGGCGAAAGAACAGCAGTTTGCCCTTTTCATGAATTAATACATATTGATAAAAAAAGTAAACTGCGTGTAAACAGCAATTGCGAAAGTGTAAGTAATATGGAACATATACCTTGGTTTATTTTACCACCTTCCATTGAGTATTATTACCGTGCCAGTCACCCCAATTACAACACTTTGCCACCTTACAGAAACGATTGTAGCGATGGTAGCAATAAACAGGTTATGGAATTAATCTATCCTAAAAAATCGAACAAAATATTTATTCCTATAGAGCTAGATGGAACAACCGGCAAAGCCATTTTTGAAATTGCCCATAAATATACCGATGCTAAAATATACTGGTATATTGACGAAGCCTTTATGGGCACTACAGAAAAATTTCACGAATTGGCTGTTAAATCAAAACCGGGCAAACACAGCTTAACCGCAACGGATAACAAAGGAAACAGTATTGCTATTAATTTTGAAATAATAAACAGGGAGTAA
- a CDS encoding DUF2795 domain-containing protein — MYWTLELASYLDDAPWPATKDELIDYGIRSGAPLEVIENLQEIEDDGEPFEGIEEIWPDYPTNEDYFYNEDEL, encoded by the coding sequence ATGTATTGGACACTTGAACTTGCTTCTTATTTAGATGATGCACCTTGGCCTGCAACAAAAGATGAGTTAATTGATTATGGAATTAGAAGTGGTGCTCCACTTGAAGTAATTGAAAACTTACAAGAAATAGAAGACGATGGAGAGCCATTTGAAGGTATAGAGGAGATTTGGCCTGATTACCCAACAAATGAAGATTATTTTTACAATGAAGATGAGTTGTAA
- a CDS encoding DUF4180 domain-containing protein, whose amino-acid sequence MKIETHHIKNTKIAEVISTDTIIKRAEDGLDLLGNLYYQDFDKIIIHQHNITPDFFDLKTGIAGDILQKFSNYRVRLAIVGNFTHYTSKSINDFIFESNKAGQISFVNSTEEAINKLSS is encoded by the coding sequence ATGAAAATTGAAACACACCATATAAAAAATACAAAAATTGCCGAAGTTATTTCTACTGATACCATTATAAAAAGGGCTGAGGATGGATTGGATTTATTAGGTAATTTATACTATCAGGACTTTGATAAAATAATTATACATCAACACAATATTACTCCTGATTTTTTTGATTTAAAGACTGGCATAGCAGGCGATATACTGCAAAAGTTTTCAAACTACAGAGTACGTTTGGCTATAGTTGGTAATTTTACCCACTATACTAGCAAAAGCATAAATGACTTTATATTTGAGAGCAACAAAGCAGGGCAAATTAGTTTTGTAAATTCAACCGAAGAGGCCATCAATAAACTTTCAAGTTAA
- a CDS encoding TonB-dependent receptor: MTQLKALFVGCLLFVAFTGHNYAQQKASYNIQGIITDSVSKKALVSAVVTLLPSQLKTYTDAKGFFEFTNLTGVKYQLSIAYIGYHPVTVKVKVPVTDLLKIELASEENHLHEVVINTDKNLALSDYNLQNHLLIDAKKLDILRGQTMGEMLKNTPGITLLSSGPSIVKPVIRGLHSNRLVTLNNGVKQEGQNWGADHGPEIDPFAINKIEVIKGASGLQYGPEAIGGVIKVSAKDFKQQNGIAGAYTLNAFSNNWQVANSLFVEGNHLKKQNLSWRLQSSYRKAGDAKTPEYILSNTAFTEFDVNMAAQYRFKHSSIEYTFSYFQSSLGILRAAHLHNRTDLENTIASGRPSVIKDFTYQIGRPRQDVTHIINAVKWFYQFKNVSKLSVDISQQVNNRQEFDVLSFLNANSDLKDKPVYDLTLTTNQVNVKYEHKKYFGVKGLLGLSYTNQGNYATGKQFFIPNFISNNYGLFIIEKWNKKHWQAEAGIRYDWMDLTRYINVNNVVLNNTLYYHNASGSAGVAYLFNTQWKITGSFSTAWRPPSINELYAQGLHAAVATYEQGNAGLQMEQSYNSELTLKYAKNKLAFDISLYNNVINNFIYRLPSNTFNTSFRGVFPVFNYMQTNALLQGFETNISYQLHKNIDVTTAYTFLYANDISKNVPLIFMPANKIQSSLTWQISSLKKIKNAFFQVNYQYVFEQIRVPLGIDFTNPPAAYQLFDMAFGGSNIAKANIRWSIGVQNIFNTSYRDYLSRYRYYALDPGRNISLKLTIPFGK, from the coding sequence TTGACACAATTAAAAGCACTTTTTGTGGGGTGTTTATTGTTTGTGGCTTTTACAGGCCATAACTATGCACAGCAAAAAGCCTCCTATAACATACAAGGAATTATTACGGACAGTGTTTCTAAAAAGGCCTTGGTAAGCGCTGTGGTTACTTTATTGCCCAGCCAGTTAAAAACTTATACTGATGCCAAAGGTTTTTTTGAGTTTACCAATTTAACAGGAGTCAAGTACCAGCTATCCATTGCTTATATAGGTTACCATCCTGTTACGGTAAAAGTTAAAGTACCTGTTACCGATTTATTGAAAATTGAACTGGCATCTGAAGAAAACCATTTGCATGAAGTAGTGATTAATACGGATAAAAATTTAGCATTAAGCGATTATAATTTACAAAACCATTTGCTTATAGATGCTAAAAAACTGGATATTTTACGCGGACAAACAATGGGTGAAATGCTGAAAAATACACCGGGTATTACTTTGTTAAGCAGTGGGCCAAGTATTGTCAAACCTGTTATAAGAGGTTTACATAGCAACAGATTGGTTACTTTAAATAATGGTGTTAAACAAGAAGGACAAAATTGGGGTGCCGACCACGGACCTGAAATTGATCCGTTTGCCATTAATAAAATAGAAGTAATAAAAGGAGCCAGTGGTTTGCAGTATGGGCCGGAAGCCATTGGTGGTGTTATTAAAGTTTCGGCTAAAGATTTTAAACAGCAAAATGGAATAGCCGGTGCTTATACTTTAAATGCGTTTAGTAATAACTGGCAAGTGGCTAATAGTTTATTTGTAGAAGGTAATCATCTAAAAAAGCAAAATTTAAGCTGGCGTTTACAAAGCAGTTACCGCAAGGCTGGCGATGCGAAAACACCTGAATATATTTTAAGCAATACGGCTTTTACGGAGTTTGATGTAAATATGGCTGCGCAATACCGGTTTAAACATAGCAGCATTGAGTATACGTTTAGTTATTTTCAATCGAGCCTGGGTATATTACGTGCTGCACATTTACACAACAGAACTGATTTGGAGAATACCATTGCTAGTGGAAGGCCCAGCGTAATTAAAGATTTTACGTATCAGATCGGACGCCCAAGGCAAGATGTTACGCATATAATAAATGCAGTAAAATGGTTTTATCAGTTTAAAAATGTAAGTAAGTTAAGTGTAGACATAAGCCAACAAGTAAATAACCGACAGGAATTTGATGTATTGAGTTTTTTAAATGCCAACAGCGATTTAAAAGATAAACCTGTTTACGATTTAACATTAACAACAAACCAAGTAAATGTGAAATACGAACACAAAAAGTATTTTGGTGTTAAAGGTTTGTTGGGTTTAAGTTATACCAACCAAGGTAACTACGCTACGGGCAAACAGTTTTTTATTCCTAATTTTATAAGTAATAATTATGGCTTATTTATTATAGAAAAATGGAATAAAAAACACTGGCAGGCAGAGGCGGGTATTCGGTATGATTGGATGGACTTAACACGCTATATCAATGTAAACAATGTGGTGTTAAACAATACGCTTTATTACCATAACGCATCGGGTTCTGCGGGTGTAGCTTACCTCTTTAATACGCAATGGAAAATAACGGGTAGTTTTAGTACTGCCTGGCGACCTCCAAGTATTAATGAATTGTACGCACAAGGTTTGCATGCAGCAGTAGCTACTTATGAGCAAGGTAATGCCGGTTTACAAATGGAACAAAGTTATAATAGTGAGTTAACGCTTAAGTATGCTAAAAACAAATTAGCGTTTGATATAAGCCTTTACAATAATGTAATCAATAACTTTATATACCGCCTGCCGAGCAACACTTTTAATACCAGTTTCAGGGGTGTATTTCCTGTGTTTAATTATATGCAAACAAATGCTTTGCTGCAAGGCTTTGAAACCAATATAAGCTATCAATTGCATAAAAACATAGATGTAACTACTGCCTATACTTTTTTATATGCCAATGATATAAGCAAAAATGTGCCCTTAATATTTATGCCGGCTAATAAAATACAAAGTAGTTTAACGTGGCAAATATCATCGCTTAAAAAAATAAAAAATGCTTTTTTTCAAGTCAATTATCAATATGTATTTGAGCAGATAAGAGTTCCTTTGGGTATAGATTTTACAAATCCTCCGGCAGCTTATCAATTATTTGATATGGCTTTTGGTGGGAGTAATATAGCCAAAGCAAATATTCGTTGGAGTATTGGTGTACAAAACATATTTAATACCTCCTACCGCGATTATTTAAGCAGGTATCGTTATTACGCATTAGACCCGGGCAGAAATATTAGTTTAAAATTAACTATTCCGTTTGGGAAGTAA
- a CDS encoding SRPBCC family protein, translating to MTSEIITTTPDCEIVSTRIVNAPRELVYKAWTDPNHLKNWWGPKGFTNTFNEFDLRPGGKWSFIMHGPDKGNYANECEFIKIEKPALIAWKRFSKPLFQVLATFEEVADNKTKIVFKMLFDSADECNKLKKFVPEKNEENFDKLEDELIKMTL from the coding sequence ATGACTTCAGAAATTATTACTACAACACCAGACTGCGAAATTGTAAGCACTAGAATTGTTAACGCACCAAGAGAACTTGTATATAAAGCATGGACAGACCCAAACCATTTAAAAAACTGGTGGGGGCCTAAAGGCTTTACCAATACGTTTAACGAGTTTGACTTAAGACCGGGTGGAAAATGGAGTTTTATTATGCATGGACCCGACAAAGGAAATTATGCCAATGAATGTGAATTTATAAAGATAGAAAAGCCTGCACTTATTGCCTGGAAACGATTTTCCAAACCATTATTTCAAGTACTGGCAACATTTGAAGAAGTAGCAGACAACAAAACAAAAATTGTTTTTAAAATGCTTTTTGATTCAGCAGACGAATGCAACAAACTAAAAAAATTTGTACCCGAAAAAAATGAAGAAAACTTCGACAAGCTGGAAGATGAATTAATAAAAATGACCTTATAG
- a CDS encoding DUF1572 domain-containing protein, giving the protein MNLTKQIAKHVRDVHFGGNWTTSNLKDNLAGVTWQQATTQVYSFNTIATLVFHINYYVSAVLKVLQGEPLQAHDKFSFDCPPIQSQADWEQLQQKVWTDAETFANLIEQLPENKLLDFFSDEKYGNYFRNLHGIIEHTHYHLGQIALIKKIVLHNNN; this is encoded by the coding sequence ATGAATTTAACTAAACAAATAGCAAAGCATGTAAGAGATGTTCATTTTGGAGGCAACTGGACTACCTCCAACCTGAAAGATAATTTAGCCGGTGTTACATGGCAACAAGCCACTACGCAAGTATATTCATTCAATACCATTGCAACGCTTGTTTTCCATATAAACTATTATGTAAGTGCCGTACTAAAAGTATTACAAGGCGAACCACTACAAGCACACGATAAATTTAGTTTTGATTGTCCACCTATTCAATCACAGGCAGACTGGGAACAATTACAGCAAAAAGTGTGGACAGATGCAGAAACCTTTGCTAACTTAATAGAGCAGCTACCTGAAAACAAGTTACTCGATTTTTTTTCAGACGAAAAATATGGAAACTACTTTAGAAATTTACATGGCATTATTGAGCATACCCATTACCACCTTGGGCAAATTGCCTTAATCAAAAAAATAGTATTACATAACAATAACTAA
- a CDS encoding HTH domain-containing protein, translating to MILINKYEPAISIDEAFVQCLHQYEELKKIFNFIDLPESIVETEQINSSILRNYYANAIDHNLLEVKTVKYIVNKNVRPSGSAEGAVYQYFKAEQFLQAHIAEPLSLSLIYQLHKVLVTDLYNQTPEVSLFNNNSFKQPEKLHQETEMELDSLFEFLNNDSEFHPIIQSWILHFKVLALPLFSEAKNKFASLLQNFWLRKHNMDLNGMLSLEHELYIQKNEYQSYFHENKKTDAPVNNDQHLNDKITFGLELHANQLTRLYQLLQSYFRKQIDYDKLTPRQKNIMNFVFQRGYKLKEIDDSILNKRQKLIMYIIQHRGFVSTKELVSEFECNRKTIQRDFVHLLELNLVKVIGQGSALKYSLNLDEHKHEPINEYQAVYLKNSDEQVILGEV from the coding sequence ATGATACTGATTAACAAATACGAGCCTGCTATTAGCATTGATGAAGCCTTTGTACAATGCCTGCATCAATATGAAGAATTGAAAAAGATTTTCAATTTTATTGATTTGCCAGAAAGTATTGTAGAAACAGAACAAATAAACAGTTCTATTCTTCGTAACTACTATGCCAATGCTATTGACCATAATTTGTTAGAAGTAAAAACAGTTAAATATATAGTTAACAAAAATGTGCGCCCAAGTGGCTCAGCCGAAGGTGCCGTTTACCAATACTTTAAAGCTGAACAGTTTTTACAGGCACATATAGCCGAACCTTTATCATTATCGTTAATTTACCAATTACACAAAGTATTGGTTACCGATTTGTACAACCAAACGCCAGAAGTAAGCTTATTCAACAACAACTCATTTAAGCAACCGGAAAAACTACATCAGGAAACCGAAATGGAGTTAGACAGTTTGTTTGAGTTTTTAAATAACGACAGTGAATTCCATCCTATTATTCAAAGTTGGATATTACATTTTAAAGTATTGGCATTACCGCTATTCAGTGAAGCCAAAAACAAATTTGCATCGTTGTTACAAAACTTCTGGTTACGTAAACATAACATGGACTTAAACGGTATGTTAAGTTTAGAGCACGAGTTGTACATTCAAAAAAATGAATACCAATCGTACTTCCATGAAAACAAAAAAACGGATGCTCCTGTTAACAACGACCAACATTTAAACGACAAAATAACTTTTGGACTGGAACTACACGCTAACCAATTAACACGCTTATACCAATTATTACAATCGTATTTCCGCAAGCAAATTGATTACGATAAGTTAACACCTCGTCAGAAAAACATTATGAACTTTGTTTTTCAACGTGGTTATAAGTTAAAAGAAATTGACGACTCTATTTTAAACAAACGCCAGAAGTTAATCATGTACATTATACAACACCGCGGTTTTGTAAGCACCAAAGAATTGGTAAGTGAGTTTGAGTGTAACCGCAAAACCATTCAGCGTGATTTTGTGCATTTATTGGAATTAAACCTCGTAAAAGTAATTGGTCAAGGTAGCGCCTTAAAATATTCGCTTAATCTGGACGAACACAAACATGAGCCTATTAACGAATACCAAGCGGTTTACCTTAAAAACAGTGACGAGCAGGTTATATTAGGCGAAGTGTAG